In Zhaonella formicivorans, one DNA window encodes the following:
- a CDS encoding anti-sigma factor domain-containing protein, which translates to MEFTKGIVISLDKKTMVVVTEQGDFLRVSVPVPRPRPGETIQLPLPKPRSFPKYYLRGIAAALLIITLALGMLKPVFMPQAVAAVSMDLASSIELNVDRENRIIGAKAMDAEGQAVLERLNLKGEDVYQAVNLVAVKAVELGYLQKEQGNTVIVAVVPLKEQARNAIDREKLQQILHDELAKREFQGYLVVDNAELSIRQEAAKAGLTVNQYLLWERSKAGGAELSIEELKSQPLEQVMRGSEDKMERMFPGMWCRVGERGPKGKGPVNQQPQLIPQAGQGNSECGPMGPRNRGCGW; encoded by the coding sequence GTGGAATTTACGAAAGGCATAGTCATTAGTTTGGATAAAAAAACAATGGTAGTTGTCACCGAGCAAGGCGATTTTCTTCGGGTTTCAGTCCCAGTGCCCCGGCCCCGCCCGGGGGAGACAATTCAACTGCCGCTGCCAAAGCCTAGGTCCTTTCCTAAATATTACCTCAGAGGAATAGCTGCTGCCCTCCTGATCATTACGCTGGCGTTGGGAATGCTCAAACCCGTATTTATGCCCCAGGCAGTAGCTGCAGTTTCTATGGATTTGGCTTCCAGCATCGAGCTCAATGTGGACCGGGAAAACAGGATTATCGGGGCCAAAGCCATGGATGCGGAAGGCCAGGCTGTACTGGAGAGACTTAACCTTAAGGGGGAGGATGTTTACCAGGCGGTCAACCTGGTAGCGGTAAAAGCGGTCGAGCTGGGGTATTTGCAAAAGGAACAGGGTAATACGGTAATTGTGGCAGTGGTTCCTTTAAAGGAACAGGCAAGAAATGCCATAGACAGGGAGAAGCTGCAGCAGATTTTGCATGATGAATTGGCTAAACGCGAGTTTCAGGGCTATCTGGTTGTGGATAATGCTGAACTGAGCATAAGGCAAGAAGCTGCCAAGGCAGGGTTAACAGTCAATCAGTACTTGCTGTGGGAACGTTCCAAAGCAGGCGGTGCCGAGCTCAGCATCGAGGAATTAAAAAGCCAGCCTTTGGAACAGGTAATGAGGGGCAGCGAGGACAAGATGGAAAGGATGTTTCCCGGCATGTGGTGCCGGGTCGGTGAAAGAGGGCCGAAGGGTAAGGGGCCGGTGAACCAACAGCCGCAGCTTATACCGCAGGCCGGACAAGGAAACTCGGAATGCGGGCCTATGGGGCCCCGAAACAGAGGGTGCGGCTGGTAG
- a CDS encoding DUF2680 domain-containing protein: protein MLKKVAVLTLVVLLMATFVSYAFAATTSNTADKYVELQKQMLELRKQVIDEWVANGDITAEQGKLMKENIDLRIKALEDGTFTPGFGRGFRGGWGRGGCGFGGGFGGCWGAGATGASLY from the coding sequence GTGTTGAAAAAAGTTGCCGTACTTACCCTGGTAGTGCTGTTAATGGCCACCTTCGTTTCCTACGCTTTTGCCGCCACCACTTCAAACACTGCGGATAAATATGTTGAGTTGCAAAAGCAAATGCTGGAACTGAGGAAGCAAGTTATCGACGAGTGGGTGGCTAACGGCGATATCACCGCAGAGCAAGGCAAGCTGATGAAAGAGAATATTGACCTGCGCATCAAGGCTTTAGAAGATGGTACCTTCACACCTGGCTTTGGCCGTGGTTTCAGAGGCGGCTGGGGCAGAGGAGGATGCGGCTTTGGCGGCGGTTTTGGCGGCTGCTGGGGTGCAGGTGCTACCGGAGCAAGCCTCTACTAG
- the sigI gene encoding RNA polymerase sigma-I factor, with product MQLLAEAKAGSELAREQLLLSYKGRIASIVNSICGKTLNWANDDELSIGLIAFNEAIDSYDAAKGKSFLNYAQLVIHNRLVDYFRKEARFKNVTMPMVDETEQTKQEAEEAWEQFRQEEEAREQAEMVANFQQALLEFNIPLNALVKDSPKHQDTKRNLMQVAAAVTENAALLERLLATKQLPIKELMYITGQSRKVLESGRRYIIALVLILTREEFLPMRALIQFPDKGR from the coding sequence ATGCAACTCTTGGCTGAGGCTAAGGCTGGAAGTGAGTTGGCCAGGGAACAGCTGCTCCTATCCTACAAGGGCCGGATTGCATCCATAGTTAACAGCATCTGTGGTAAAACTTTAAACTGGGCGAATGATGATGAATTGAGCATCGGGCTGATTGCTTTTAACGAGGCAATTGACAGTTATGATGCAGCTAAGGGGAAAAGCTTTTTAAATTACGCCCAATTGGTAATTCATAACCGGCTGGTAGATTACTTCCGGAAAGAAGCGCGCTTTAAAAATGTCACAATGCCAATGGTTGACGAGACAGAACAGACTAAGCAGGAGGCAGAAGAAGCTTGGGAGCAGTTTAGACAGGAAGAAGAAGCAAGGGAACAGGCCGAGATGGTAGCCAACTTCCAACAGGCGCTGTTGGAATTTAACATACCCCTAAATGCCCTGGTTAAGGATTCGCCCAAACACCAGGACACGAAAAGGAATTTGATGCAAGTGGCAGCGGCTGTCACGGAAAATGCAGCTCTGCTGGAGAGACTTTTGGCAACAAAACAGCTGCCTATCAAAGAGCTGATGTATATTACGGGACAAAGCAGAAAAGTGCTGGAGAGCGGCAGGAGATATATCATTGCTTTGGTTTTAATTCTGACTAGGGAGGAGTTCCTGCCCATGCGTGCTTTGATCCAATTTCCCGACAAAGGTAGGTGA